A window from Sphingobacterium hotanense encodes these proteins:
- the pyrR gene encoding bifunctional pyr operon transcriptional regulator/uracil phosphoribosyltransferase PyrR, with protein MKQSILLDGPKFQITLKRLSQQLIENHGDFSNAVIIGIQPRGTYLAERLIQEIKEMTGVEVPLGILDITFYRDDFRMKGQSPLLANSTHIDFIVDDKDVIFVDDVLWTGRTIRSAMDAIQAFGRAKRIELMVLVDRRFSRQIPIQPDYIGIQVDSIDSQKVIVSWKEVDDSDSIVLITEKK; from the coding sequence ATGAAACAATCGATATTATTAGATGGACCCAAGTTTCAGATTACGCTCAAGCGATTGTCTCAACAATTAATTGAAAATCATGGGGATTTCAGTAATGCCGTAATCATTGGTATTCAACCCCGCGGGACTTACCTGGCGGAGCGTTTGATACAGGAGATTAAGGAGATGACTGGAGTCGAAGTACCGCTCGGTATTTTGGATATAACTTTTTATCGTGATGATTTCCGTATGAAAGGTCAATCGCCATTATTAGCGAACAGTACGCATATTGATTTTATTGTAGACGACAAGGATGTCATCTTTGTGGATGATGTGCTTTGGACTGGACGTACCATCCGATCTGCAATGGATGCTATCCAAGCATTCGGTAGAGCAAAGCGCATTGAATTGATGGTTTTGGTGGATCGTCGATTCTCCAGACAAATTCCTATCCAACCGGATTACATCGGTATTCAGGTCGATTCAATCGACTCGCAGAAAGTGATCGTAAGCTGGAAAGAAGTAGATGACAGCGATAGCATTGTGCTGATCACCGAGAAGAAATAG
- a CDS encoding glycosyltransferase family 117 protein, which produces MNYTKLNNLLGWACGIIATLVYVLTAEKTTSWWDTGEFIASAYKMQIVHQPGAPLFLMIQNVFSNLAMGDRTQIAYWMNIGSAVCSGMTILFLFWTITALARKAYVKFSRTAEVSQTALINIMGAGVVGALAYTFTDTFWFSAVESEVYAMSSLCTAVVFWAILKWEVRADEPGSDKWLLLIAYVMGLSIGVHLLNLLVIPAIALVVYFRRAQTVTSAGVLKALAIGVVVLGLVLWGIIQYLIKFAAYTDLFFVNTLGLGFGTGVTFFALLVVGGLLFGLWYSIKHVKPILNIALLSVSFIIFGYSSFSMILIRAKANPTLNNSDPDNAFTFLSYLNREQYGDEPLLSGRYFDAKPTDIFETGNVYRKDGNKYVVAKKKYDYTFDHTTLFPRVYSDKHEGFYRDWLSMGAGDKPSMGNNLNFFFTYQIGHMYSRYFMWNFVGRQNDQQGHGSFTEGNWISGIKPLDNIRLGGQDVLPTSEKENAGRNTYFFLPLILGVLGALWQFKKQNRDAAVVALLFFFTGLAIVLYLNQTPMQPRERDYAYVGSFYAFSIWIGLGVIWIAEKLSGKINAKNAAIGATAVSFLAGPVLLASQNWDDHDRSEKFLARDMAKNYLESCAPNAILFSYGDNDTYPLWYVQEVENFRPDVRVVNLSLLSADWYMKQMMHKVNEADALPINIDPEKIKDGVRDVIYYNDFNVPENIEIKTLLDIMLSDNQQNMVQLQSGEYANVLPTKKMQYTVDKAAVIANKVVPKEWEDAIVDTMKWNYSMNIVSRAELSLLSILANNNWKRPIYFTTTTPDENMIGLNKYMVSEGFALRLMPVALAADSASNNEPISDVEGTYNNIVNKFQWGNIANSKYLDPDSYRYISMYVGSLFGETAQNLLAMGKTTEAKKLVNNAYENMPKRVYQMAEVFSYASLIDAMYKVGEKDKANEITKRNLQYLRENMAYYTAIAEKKPNLEYRNMRFGLASIQNYQRVLTEANQKELLDEVNKIFEVYRPLFEGN; this is translated from the coding sequence ATGAATTATACGAAACTGAATAATCTGTTGGGATGGGCCTGTGGTATAATAGCAACCTTGGTTTATGTTTTAACGGCAGAGAAGACCACGAGTTGGTGGGATACGGGTGAGTTTATTGCATCTGCTTACAAGATGCAAATTGTTCACCAACCGGGAGCTCCATTATTCTTAATGATCCAGAACGTGTTCTCGAACCTAGCGATGGGCGATAGAACACAGATAGCTTATTGGATGAATATAGGTTCTGCGGTATGTAGCGGTATGACGATTTTGTTCTTGTTCTGGACGATTACTGCATTAGCTCGCAAGGCTTATGTGAAGTTTTCCCGCACGGCAGAGGTTTCTCAAACGGCCTTAATCAACATTATGGGTGCTGGTGTTGTAGGTGCTTTAGCTTACACATTTACCGACACATTTTGGTTTTCGGCAGTAGAATCAGAGGTTTATGCGATGTCGTCTTTATGTACGGCGGTGGTATTCTGGGCAATATTGAAATGGGAGGTTCGTGCAGACGAGCCTGGTTCCGATAAATGGTTACTGTTGATCGCCTATGTAATGGGATTATCCATTGGAGTCCACTTATTGAACTTATTGGTTATTCCGGCGATTGCTTTAGTTGTTTATTTCCGTAGAGCGCAAACCGTGACTTCAGCCGGTGTTTTAAAAGCATTGGCTATCGGGGTTGTGGTTTTAGGTTTGGTATTGTGGGGTATCATCCAATACTTGATCAAGTTTGCTGCTTATACTGATTTATTCTTTGTGAATACATTAGGGTTAGGCTTCGGAACAGGTGTTACTTTCTTTGCATTATTAGTTGTTGGCGGACTGTTATTCGGGTTGTGGTATTCGATCAAACATGTGAAGCCAATCCTAAATATAGCCTTGTTGAGTGTTTCTTTCATTATCTTCGGTTATAGTTCATTCTCGATGATCTTGATCCGTGCGAAGGCAAACCCAACTTTGAACAACTCTGACCCGGACAATGCTTTTACATTCTTAAGCTATTTGAACCGTGAGCAATATGGGGATGAACCTTTATTGAGCGGTCGTTACTTCGATGCGAAACCTACGGACATTTTTGAAACGGGAAATGTTTATCGTAAGGATGGTAATAAATATGTAGTTGCTAAAAAGAAATACGATTATACGTTTGATCATACGACGTTATTCCCTCGTGTTTACTCGGATAAGCATGAAGGATTTTATCGTGATTGGTTAAGCATGGGAGCGGGGGATAAGCCTTCGATGGGCAATAACCTGAACTTCTTCTTTACTTATCAGATCGGGCATATGTATAGCCGTTATTTCATGTGGAACTTTGTAGGTCGCCAAAACGATCAGCAGGGGCATGGATCATTTACCGAAGGCAACTGGATTTCGGGAATCAAACCTTTAGATAATATTCGATTAGGTGGTCAGGATGTATTGCCTACCAGCGAGAAAGAGAATGCAGGTCGCAATACCTATTTCTTCTTGCCTTTGATATTGGGAGTTTTAGGAGCTTTATGGCAGTTTAAGAAGCAGAATCGCGATGCTGCGGTTGTCGCTTTATTGTTCTTCTTTACAGGTTTGGCGATCGTATTATATTTGAATCAGACGCCTATGCAGCCGCGCGAGCGTGATTATGCATATGTAGGTTCCTTCTATGCCTTTAGTATTTGGATCGGTCTGGGGGTGATATGGATTGCAGAGAAACTAAGCGGGAAGATCAATGCGAAGAATGCGGCGATCGGTGCTACTGCAGTTTCGTTCTTAGCGGGACCAGTATTGCTGGCAAGTCAGAACTGGGACGATCATGATCGTTCCGAGAAATTCTTGGCTCGTGATATGGCGAAGAACTATTTGGAGTCATGTGCACCGAATGCCATCTTGTTCAGTTATGGGGATAATGATACATATCCATTATGGTATGTACAGGAGGTCGAAAACTTCCGTCCAGACGTGCGTGTAGTAAATTTGAGTTTATTAAGCGCAGATTGGTACATGAAGCAAATGATGCATAAAGTGAATGAGGCTGATGCATTGCCAATCAACATCGATCCAGAGAAAATTAAAGATGGGGTCCGCGATGTCATCTATTATAATGACTTCAACGTTCCTGAAAATATCGAAATCAAGACTTTGTTAGATATCATGTTGTCGGACAACCAACAGAACATGGTGCAATTGCAAAGTGGTGAATATGCAAACGTATTGCCAACGAAGAAAATGCAGTATACGGTAGATAAAGCTGCGGTTATTGCGAATAAGGTTGTTCCTAAAGAGTGGGAAGACGCTATCGTTGATACCATGAAATGGAATTACAGTATGAACATTGTTAGCCGTGCGGAATTATCATTGCTTTCGATCTTAGCGAATAATAACTGGAAGCGTCCTATCTATTTCACGACGACTACGCCAGATGAGAACATGATCGGCTTGAACAAGTATATGGTTTCTGAAGGTTTTGCTTTGCGTTTGATGCCGGTTGCCTTGGCTGCTGACTCAGCAAGCAACAATGAGCCTATCTCGGATGTGGAAGGTACTTATAATAATATTGTGAATAAGTTCCAGTGGGGCAATATTGCTAACTCTAAATACTTAGATCCAGATTCGTATCGCTATATTTCTATGTACGTGGGTTCATTATTTGGCGAAACAGCACAGAACTTATTAGCGATGGGCAAGACAACGGAGGCGAAGAAATTAGTGAACAATGCTTACGAAAATATGCCTAAGCGTGTTTATCAGATGGCTGAGGTATTTAGCTATGCGAGCTTAATCGACGCGATGTATAAGGTAGGAGAGAAGGATAAAGCCAATGAGATTACAAAACGTAATCTGCAGTATTTACGCGAGAATATGGCATACTATACGGCGATTGCAGAGAAGAAGCCTAACCTAGAATATAGGAATATGCGTTTCGGCTTGGCTTCAATCCAAAACTATCAACGTGTTTTAACAGAAGCAAACCAGAAAGAATTGCTGGATGAGGTAAACAAGATTTTCGAAGTTTACCGACCTCTATTCGAAGGGAATTAA
- a CDS encoding ISAon1 family transposase: MQTISSFYGISASKLRRYYRNKLSGFQDWEHRENARDGLIFPQNVSGHLSIDETCLSHGELYTVVTNKEARGKKGTIVAILNGTKSENIIPILQKIPQRLRNKVQEITLDLAGNMGLIAKRCFPNAVQVIDRFHVQQLATEALQEIRIKHRWQAIDDENQAIDQARKNKETYFPEVLSNSETIKQLLARSRYLLYKSEHKWTYEQRERAAVLFERYPDIEKAYRLSQELSWIFNTTIDKIYAFTRLAKWADKVEQAGFKSFNTVSRTINIHHKKILNYFDNKSTNASAESFNAKIKAFRSQFRGVGDINFFLFRLTKLFA, translated from the coding sequence ATTCAGACCATCAGTTCATTCTATGGGATATCAGCCAGTAAACTAAGGAGATACTACCGCAATAAACTGAGCGGTTTCCAGGATTGGGAGCATCGCGAAAATGCGCGAGATGGATTGATCTTCCCACAGAATGTCAGCGGCCATCTTTCTATTGACGAGACCTGCCTATCCCATGGCGAGCTCTATACCGTTGTCACCAATAAAGAAGCACGGGGCAAAAAAGGGACTATTGTAGCCATACTGAACGGGACAAAATCAGAGAACATTATCCCGATCCTTCAAAAGATCCCACAGAGATTACGAAATAAAGTTCAAGAGATAACGCTTGATCTAGCCGGTAATATGGGATTGATAGCCAAAAGATGCTTTCCCAATGCTGTTCAGGTAATAGACCGTTTCCATGTTCAGCAACTTGCTACCGAAGCGCTTCAGGAAATAAGGATAAAGCACCGCTGGCAGGCCATTGACGATGAAAATCAGGCAATTGACCAAGCACGAAAGAATAAGGAAACCTATTTTCCGGAAGTCCTATCCAACAGTGAAACCATCAAACAGTTACTTGCAAGAAGCCGATACCTGCTTTATAAAAGTGAACATAAATGGACTTACGAGCAAAGAGAAAGGGCTGCTGTACTCTTTGAGCGATATCCTGATATTGAAAAGGCGTACAGGCTATCCCAAGAACTCTCTTGGATATTCAACACCACCATAGATAAGATCTACGCCTTTACAAGGTTGGCAAAATGGGCGGATAAAGTGGAACAGGCTGGCTTCAAGTCATTCAACACCGTCTCCAGAACCATAAATATCCATCACAAAAAAATATTGAACTACTTCGACAACAAGAGTACAAATGCTTCAGCAGAATCTTTCAATGCAAAGATAAAAGCTTTCAGAAGTCAGTTTAGAGGTGTAGGTGACATCAATTTCTTCCTGTTCAGATTGACCAAATTATTTGCGTAG
- a CDS encoding ISAon1 family transposase N-terminal region protein gives MHESFNALMPLIIPEGVSDYFEMTHYSKEEKRLDIFLEELNNRPEEYQGQKLISKGFFEPVTLQDFPIRGMQVYLHVKRRRWLNQDTDKVVYRNWELVAKGTRITQDFAAFLKGISGQPGS, from the coding sequence ATGCACGAATCTTTCAACGCGTTAATGCCCTTAATTATTCCCGAAGGAGTTTCCGATTATTTTGAGATGACCCACTATTCCAAAGAAGAAAAAAGACTGGATATCTTTCTGGAGGAACTCAATAATAGACCTGAAGAATATCAAGGCCAGAAGTTGATTTCCAAGGGGTTTTTCGAACCCGTTACCCTTCAAGATTTTCCTATCCGTGGCATGCAGGTCTATCTTCATGTCAAGCGCCGCAGGTGGCTCAATCAGGATACCGATAAAGTAGTCTACAGAAATTGGGAACTAGTAGCCAAAGGGACGCGCATCACACAGGATTTCGCAGCTTTTTTAAAAGGTATCAGCGGACAACCAGGCTCATAG
- a CDS encoding carboxylesterase family protein, which yields MTQDFKKGIFTIETDTIPYRFLEPKETFLKKRYPLVIAFHNSSRIGNDNEKQLEHLTKTWLKPDIRATYPCYVLAPQFNERSSNYSKSEEGFLESRPSQQAKLVLSLIKELQKRYPNIDDNKIYLIGYSMGASTAQNLMAMAPKEFRALVSIAAVPDLSNLNAFKRKPTLLIHGQMDLENPYEGSVAQFERLKGNKRLILKTYDYLNHATITIPFLSGDEIPKWLFKH from the coding sequence ATGACCCAGGATTTTAAGAAAGGTATATTTACAATTGAAACGGATACAATCCCCTATCGATTCTTAGAACCTAAAGAAACATTCCTAAAGAAGAGATATCCATTGGTGATCGCCTTCCATAATTCCTCGAGGATTGGCAATGACAATGAAAAACAATTGGAGCACTTAACAAAAACGTGGTTAAAACCTGACATAAGAGCTACATATCCTTGCTATGTTCTCGCTCCTCAATTCAATGAACGATCTTCAAATTATTCAAAATCGGAAGAAGGCTTTTTGGAATCCCGTCCGAGCCAGCAGGCCAAACTGGTGTTGAGTTTAATAAAAGAATTGCAAAAACGTTATCCAAACATAGATGACAACAAAATCTATCTAATTGGATATTCTATGGGAGCATCTACTGCACAAAATCTAATGGCCATGGCTCCGAAAGAATTTAGAGCCCTAGTTTCCATTGCTGCAGTTCCTGATTTGAGTAATTTAAACGCTTTTAAAAGAAAACCCACCTTACTAATTCATGGGCAAATGGATTTAGAAAATCCTTACGAAGGAAGTGTAGCGCAATTTGAAAGATTAAAAGGTAATAAAAGATTAATCTTGAAAACCTATGATTACCTCAATCATGCTACCATAACCATTCCTTTTTTATCGGGGGATGAAATTCCTAAATGGTTGTTTAAGCATTAA
- a CDS encoding TonB-dependent receptor, with amino-acid sequence MLRKLSGIVAVLLINLLLCNSNLFAQSTDATITGKVMDANGPVKGTSITIHNESTGFKQTTLTNQNGVFTFLQLPLGSPYSVSANHIGYTGQKKSGYKLSYGDELVIDFELADQSNEIDEIVINGGDLKDKIKTLGASTAITANELKKMPVNGRNFSSLIDLSPVSNGNNLAGQRASSTNFTVDGMNSRSTVAGGNASGAYAISMEAIQEFKVVTNDYDVTYGRSGGGSVTTVTKAGTNTFKGSVFTFGRTDWLSSQYNLNGTPRSQEFSTYQTGFSLGGPIVKDKAHFFVALDRQRDARPLQIANIVSPEDVARYKVTQATLDEFAQIAEQKYGANPDRLFGEFNKKKNTDAAFARIDWQINDKNLLTIRNNFIYDMDDQQEGDNSNINAYESYTNRKYITNSLMASLRTSINPKITNDFKLQYFLERSEALHNVEGFGQDQSIPRAIVEEVESIDGNDKYYRSIQIGGQRFAPEWFHGDMFQLVNNVYYNTEKIKYTFGIDAMYTDMNFRYGSEMNGRYYFTGMKNFADLKPYRYARDVYMTDQENTKVNNLAIGIYGQLETKVARGLDMVLGVRLDNTQYLRKANFNQVVYDELGISTDNGINTFQFQPRVQFTWDVNEERKDIIRFGAGIFGSALNPYSMLNNVLFDGTKIAGVDITDPALIPTPNFPGYRNDPNSAPGRDLLNQPGVEKLITINTNHKDVKVPTVYKANFSINHFFSPSLRIGLSAYATWARNNYMYVDRNMVDEPYFRLAAEGNRGVYIPADKINANNGAANWVHSRKTDQIGRVLEMNSEGKNNTYTVVVDGTYRYWKDGQVSMSYTWNDAKDNTSYNGNVANSATLSLMVQDDPRDLSRMTYSDNQFRHKVVFYGTLPSIWGISMGLRYSGIAGTRYSLSVKGNVNGDFVASNDLAFVYNPDDNNVPQNLREGIQKILDNPKAEQSIKDYIRNNAGRIAERNGGVNGFYGVFDLHLAKEFKFYKTHGIEASVDIFNVANLFNKDWGVGNNLGKQELYSIKSFDAQKLQYLYNMTSNVGVSTLNGNPFQVQLGLRYSF; translated from the coding sequence ATGCTAAGAAAACTCTCAGGTATAGTAGCCGTGCTGCTAATCAATCTACTCCTGTGCAACTCAAACCTTTTCGCACAAAGTACAGATGCAACCATTACAGGTAAAGTGATGGATGCCAATGGTCCGGTAAAAGGAACGTCCATTACGATCCACAATGAATCCACCGGATTTAAGCAAACAACCTTAACCAATCAAAATGGTGTTTTTACCTTTCTACAATTGCCCTTAGGTTCGCCTTATAGCGTTTCGGCTAACCATATTGGTTATACCGGGCAGAAAAAAAGCGGCTACAAATTGAGCTATGGAGACGAATTGGTTATCGATTTCGAACTCGCCGATCAATCGAATGAGATCGATGAAATCGTCATTAACGGCGGCGATTTAAAAGACAAAATAAAGACGCTCGGCGCATCTACAGCGATTACCGCAAATGAATTGAAGAAAATGCCTGTCAATGGTCGTAATTTCAGTTCTTTAATCGACCTTTCCCCTGTCAGCAATGGGAACAATCTTGCCGGACAACGTGCTTCATCGACGAATTTTACCGTAGATGGGATGAACTCCCGTAGTACAGTTGCGGGTGGTAATGCTTCTGGTGCCTACGCCATATCCATGGAAGCTATTCAAGAATTTAAAGTGGTTACCAACGATTACGATGTTACCTATGGCCGAAGCGGTGGCGGAAGTGTTACTACGGTTACAAAGGCCGGTACTAACACCTTCAAGGGATCCGTATTCACCTTCGGAAGAACCGATTGGTTATCGAGCCAATATAATTTAAATGGAACCCCACGTTCACAGGAATTCTCCACCTATCAAACTGGTTTTTCATTGGGTGGTCCAATCGTAAAGGATAAAGCACATTTCTTTGTCGCATTAGACCGTCAAAGAGATGCTCGTCCGTTACAAATTGCCAATATTGTAAGTCCTGAGGATGTTGCCCGTTACAAGGTAACACAAGCAACATTGGATGAGTTTGCGCAGATCGCTGAACAAAAATATGGTGCTAATCCCGACAGATTATTCGGCGAATTCAACAAAAAGAAAAACACCGACGCTGCATTCGCTCGTATCGACTGGCAGATAAACGATAAAAACCTATTGACCATCCGTAACAATTTTATTTACGATATGGATGATCAACAAGAGGGCGACAACTCCAACATCAACGCTTACGAGTCTTATACGAACCGTAAATACATCACCAACAGTTTGATGGCTTCCTTACGTACATCCATCAATCCCAAAATTACGAACGACTTCAAGCTGCAATACTTTTTAGAACGATCTGAAGCATTGCACAATGTTGAAGGATTCGGACAGGACCAAAGTATTCCACGTGCAATCGTTGAAGAAGTGGAATCTATCGATGGAAACGACAAATATTATCGCTCTATTCAGATCGGTGGACAGCGTTTCGCTCCGGAATGGTTCCATGGCGATATGTTTCAACTCGTTAACAACGTTTATTACAACACGGAGAAAATAAAATATACGTTCGGTATTGATGCGATGTACACCGACATGAACTTCCGCTATGGTAGTGAAATGAATGGCCGTTACTACTTTACGGGTATGAAAAACTTCGCCGACTTAAAACCGTATCGTTATGCTCGCGACGTCTATATGACCGACCAGGAGAATACCAAAGTAAACAACCTGGCCATTGGTATCTATGGACAGTTAGAAACCAAGGTTGCCAGAGGCTTAGACATGGTTTTAGGCGTACGCTTGGACAATACACAGTACCTGCGCAAAGCTAATTTTAATCAAGTAGTATACGATGAATTAGGGATTTCTACCGACAACGGGATCAATACCTTCCAGTTTCAACCACGTGTGCAGTTTACCTGGGATGTTAATGAGGAGCGAAAAGACATTATCCGTTTTGGTGCTGGTATATTCGGATCGGCACTTAACCCCTATTCGATGCTGAACAATGTGCTATTCGACGGTACAAAAATTGCCGGCGTAGATATTACCGACCCTGCGCTCATTCCTACTCCCAATTTCCCTGGATACCGAAACGACCCTAATAGTGCACCTGGTCGGGACTTGTTGAACCAACCGGGGGTCGAAAAACTGATTACGATCAACACGAACCATAAAGATGTTAAAGTGCCGACGGTTTACAAGGCAAACTTTTCAATCAACCATTTCTTCTCGCCTTCACTACGCATCGGATTGAGTGCTTATGCGACATGGGCAAGAAACAACTATATGTATGTAGACCGCAACATGGTGGATGAACCTTACTTCCGCCTTGCTGCAGAGGGCAATCGTGGCGTGTATATCCCAGCAGACAAAATCAATGCGAACAATGGCGCCGCCAATTGGGTTCACAGTCGTAAAACTGACCAGATTGGACGCGTATTGGAGATGAACAGCGAAGGAAAGAACAACACTTATACGGTCGTGGTTGACGGAACATACCGTTATTGGAAAGATGGTCAGGTAAGCATGTCATATACCTGGAACGATGCTAAAGACAATACCTCATATAATGGAAATGTGGCAAACTCAGCGACCTTATCCCTTATGGTGCAGGATGACCCTCGCGATCTAAGTCGAATGACTTATTCAGATAATCAATTCCGTCATAAAGTTGTGTTTTACGGAACATTGCCATCAATCTGGGGTATCTCGATGGGATTGCGCTATAGCGGCATCGCCGGAACACGCTATTCATTATCCGTAAAAGGAAATGTGAATGGAGACTTTGTAGCTTCCAATGACCTTGCCTTTGTATATAACCCGGATGACAATAATGTCCCTCAGAATCTACGCGAAGGCATCCAGAAAATTCTCGACAATCCAAAGGCTGAACAGAGCATCAAAGATTATATCCGAAACAATGCTGGAAGAATTGCCGAGCGTAATGGCGGAGTAAACGGCTTTTATGGGGTATTCGACTTGCACCTTGCCAAGGAATTCAAATTCTACAAAACACATGGCATCGAAGCATCTGTGGATATCTTCAATGTGGCTAACCTTTTCAACAAGGATTGGGGCGTTGGGAATAATCTTGGCAAACAAGAGCTTTATAGCATCAAGAGCTTCGATGCTCAGAAACTGCAATACTTATATAATATGACTTCTAACGTTGGGGTATCTACCTTAAACGGAAATCCATTCCAAGTACAACTGGGATTGCGATATTCTTTCTAG
- a CDS encoding ribose-phosphate pyrophosphokinase has translation MPLQFNTVKLFAGSGTLELADKISKAYGKPLGDKTLSKFSDGEIQPFYNESVRGSDVFLIQSTNQPTDNLLELLLMIDAAKRASAHYITAVVPYFGFARQDRKDKPRVAIGAKMIANLITAAGASRIMTMDLHAAQIQGFFDIPVDHLDGAIIFVPYIKSLNLENLMIASPDMGGSYRARTFAKFFNAEVVICDKRRKRANEIESMSIIGDVTGQDVVLIDDICDTAGTLSKAAALIMENGARSVRAVCTHAVLSGKAYETIENSVLSEMIVTDTIQLNPEKAATCSKIRVLSTDKLFANAIKNVNEHGSISDLFNVD, from the coding sequence ATGCCTTTGCAATTCAACACGGTAAAACTATTTGCTGGTTCTGGCACCCTAGAATTAGCAGACAAAATTTCGAAAGCATACGGAAAACCCCTTGGCGACAAGACTCTTTCTAAATTTTCAGACGGAGAAATCCAACCTTTCTACAACGAATCTGTTCGTGGTAGCGACGTTTTCCTTATTCAGTCTACCAATCAACCTACAGACAATCTGTTGGAGTTGTTATTGATGATTGATGCTGCAAAGCGTGCTTCTGCACACTACATCACTGCTGTAGTTCCTTATTTTGGTTTCGCACGTCAAGACCGTAAGGATAAGCCTCGCGTGGCAATCGGCGCTAAAATGATCGCTAACCTGATCACTGCTGCTGGTGCTAGCCGCATCATGACGATGGACTTACACGCTGCACAAATCCAAGGATTCTTCGATATCCCTGTTGACCACTTAGATGGTGCAATTATCTTCGTTCCTTACATCAAGTCATTGAACCTAGAAAACTTAATGATTGCTTCGCCAGATATGGGCGGTTCATACCGTGCTCGTACGTTCGCGAAGTTCTTCAATGCAGAGGTTGTTATCTGTGATAAACGCCGTAAACGTGCTAACGAAATCGAATCGATGTCGATTATCGGTGATGTAACAGGTCAGGATGTGGTATTGATCGATGACATCTGTGATACTGCCGGTACCCTATCAAAAGCAGCAGCCTTGATCATGGAAAATGGTGCTAGATCGGTACGCGCAGTTTGTACACACGCGGTGTTATCCGGGAAAGCATACGAAACAATCGAAAACTCGGTATTATCAGAAATGATCGTAACTGACACTATTCAGCTTAACCCTGAGAAAGCAGCAACATGCAGCAAAATTAGAGTGTTATCTACTGATAAACTTTTCGCTAACGCTATCAAAAACGTAAATGAACATGGTTCAATTTCGGATTTGTTTAATGTGGATTAG
- a CDS encoding 50S ribosomal protein L25/general stress protein Ctc has product MKSIAISGSARQNVGKRDSRELRYEGQIPAVLYGGKEQTHLSVSAADLKSVLYTPEVIFVELDINGKKTKAIVQDAQFHPLTDLVTHVDFLELFDDKEVSINIPVKLTGTSPGVKMGGKLVQKLRSLRVKALPNNLPQEVEVPMEGLEVGKSFRVGQVKLENAVVLNNADDTIVSVIMSRALRQAEQEAAKAAKGGKK; this is encoded by the coding sequence ATGAAATCAATTGCTATTAGCGGTTCTGCAAGACAGAACGTAGGGAAAAGAGATTCGAGAGAATTGCGTTACGAGGGTCAAATCCCTGCAGTTCTTTACGGTGGTAAAGAACAAACACATCTTTCGGTATCCGCAGCTGATTTGAAATCTGTTCTATACACTCCAGAGGTGATCTTCGTAGAATTGGATATCAACGGCAAGAAAACAAAAGCTATCGTTCAAGATGCTCAATTCCACCCATTAACAGATTTAGTTACTCACGTTGACTTTTTAGAGTTATTTGATGACAAAGAAGTGTCTATCAATATCCCAGTTAAATTAACTGGTACTTCTCCAGGTGTTAAAATGGGGGGTAAATTAGTTCAAAAATTACGTAGCTTACGTGTTAAAGCATTACCTAACAACTTACCTCAAGAAGTAGAAGTTCCTATGGAAGGTTTAGAAGTTGGTAAATCATTCCGCGTAGGACAAGTGAAATTAGAAAACGCTGTTGTATTAAACAACGCTGACGATACTATCGTTTCTGTAATCATGTCTCGTGCTTTACGTCAAGCAGAGCAAGAAGCAGCTAAAGCAGCTAAAGGCGGTAAAAAATAA